The DNA segment CCTTGTCTTTAATGACACCACGAGGTATAGCCAATTCTCGGGTTTTGGAGACAATGTCATCTTTGTATTTCAAGGCAAGATTGATACCCAAGTAACCTAGAATCCCGTAGAGAATAAGAGGCAATGCGCTGCCGATAACCGGGATCATAGAGATGGGTTGAGAGAGCAAAAAAGCAATGACCAGACCCAGAATCAAACCTGCCGATCCCATGAGAATCTCTGAAAGTGTCCGTTTTTTTAACTCGTTTTCCACCTGAGTCAAATTGTATAAAATCAAGGAAAAGACTTTGGGTGAGAGAATGAAAAAGATAAGTGCGAGGGCAAAAATAGTCACAACGGAAATCACTGTGAACAATCTTTGGTCAAGTCCCTGAATGAAATCCAACGGTTTGACCAACGTAATAATAAATAACCCAAGGCCTGCACCGACAACGGTGAATAACAATTTGAAAATAGACGCAGCGAGTTTTTTCTTATTTCTTATAAGAATCACACCTTTCTTACCATTATCCCAAGATGGCCTCGTCCACAAGGGTGGTGACAACTTCCACATCCTCATCATAGACCAGTACCATTTCAGATACAATGATTTGTTTTGCATTGTTTAAAAGCTTGCGTTCTCCGGTAGAGAGGCTCTTCTGTGAATCAATGCGCTCCAGGGCACGAACCACCCTTGCAATTTCAAGCACATTCCCGGATTTAATCCTATCCATGTTAAAGCGGTAGCGGCGATTCCAATTTTTAGGCATCTCAATACGCTCTTCACTCTTTAACAGCTCAAGCACCTTATCCATGTCCTCTTTGCTGAGCACTTCCCGTACACCGAGTTCCTGAGCGTTGTCGACCGGTACCATAACTTCCATGTCCTTGATAGGAAGCTTCAGTATGTAGTACGTGCGCACTTCATCTAAGATTTCTTTATCTGCAATATTGACAATAACACCGGCACCTTGCATGGGGTACACAATTTTGTCTCCAATAGTATACATAGTTACCTCCTGGTCAATACCAGTATATCAAACCTGCAAAATAAAGTAAATGAATGACTATATCATAGAATAGCTCTGTGTGCAAGAGAAAGTATGCAATTTTTAAACTCTTATTATAATACCACGTTTGCGGACAAACCTGTCACGCTATTGGGAATTTTATGATAAAATTACTATATTCTTTAGTAAAACTTTGAACTTGAGGTGAAACATGACCTACAATGCATTGATTGCACTGTTCATCTGTACTCTGGCGGGCCTGGCAACCCTCATCGGTACTTTGATGATTTTCTTTTTAAAACGCACCAACACACGCTTTCTCTCCGGCGCTCTGGGGTTTTCAGCAGGCTCCATGATTTTCATTTCCTTTATCGAATTGATGCCGGTTGCCATGGACAATTTAAAGACAGCACAAAGTGAGGACTCCGCTTTTATTTATGCTATGGGCGGCTTCTTCCTCGGGATGCTCCTACTCGCCATCATTGATAAAATCATTCCTGAAGAAGAAAACCCTCATGAGCTGAGCTCCATTAAACACCCGCACTTGACCACGCACACTGACGTTCAGGACAGCGGACTCTACCGCATGGGACTCATGACCGCTCTTGCCATTTCTATCCACAATTTCCCTGAAGGGGTGGCTACGTTTATCTCCAGCGTGCAAAATCCACAGCTTGGTGTCTCTATCGCTGTAGCCATTGCCGTGCACAATATCCCGGAAGGGATGTCGGTCGCCGTACCGATCTACTACGCCACCGGGAGCAAATCCAAAGCATTCCTCTATGCGTTTATCTCCGGCATCGCCGAACCTATTGGCGGCCTGTTCGCCTATCTTGTGTTCTTCGCCCATGCGACGCCGACGAGCATCGGTATTATCTTTGCCGTTGTTGCAGGGATTATGGTCTTTATTTCTTTCGACGAGCTTCTGCCCTCAGCAGAGGAATATGGCAACCACCACACGTCCCTCTATGGCTGTGTCGGTGGCATGGCCTTTATGGCGCTGTCCCTGTATCTACTCTAAACGCAACAATAAAATCTAAAAAAAAAGCAAGGCTTAAAACCTTGCTTTTTGTGTGTCATGAATTTAATGTTTCATCGCATCTGTGAGGTCATTACTCTCATCATGGGAAGTGTGATCAATAATGTCTTTCGCCTCATCAGAGAGATCTTCCCGCTTAAGACCGGCATCGCCGTCTTGAGGTGATTGTTCCCCTCTCATGATGGCTTCGAATTCACTGCGTCCGATGGTTTCTTTTTCAAGTAAAGTATCCGACACTTCCAAAAGTTTTTCCATGTGTTCAGAAAGGATAGCCTTACACTTGGCATAAGCTGTGTCAATAATAGCCTTCACTTCTTCATCGATTTCAAAGGCTGTTTTTTCAGAATAGTTACGGGCGCGACCCAGATCCTTTCCGATAAAGACTTCACCTTCATCATCAGAGTAATTAATCGTTCCCATTCGCTCGCTCATACCATACTCTTTAATCATACTTCTGGCGATGGCGGTAGCCCGCTCAATGTCGTTGCCGGCACCGGTGGAGATATCATCCAATACCAACGATTCTGCCACACGGCCACCAAGCAAAGAGACAATGCGATCTAAAAGCTCGCCTTTTGTCATAAAGGACTTGTCCTCTTCCGGTAAGTACGCCGTAAAACCGCCGGCCATCCCTCGAGGAATAATGGTAATCATATCTACAGGATCCGAGTCCTTCAGATGACTGGAGACAACCGCATGGCCTGCTTCATGGACGGCAGTGAGCTTGCGCTCTTTTTCCGTAACCACTTTGGACTTCTTCGCAGGACCGGCCTGAACCTTCAGTGTCGCTTCATTAATGTCCTCCATGTGAATGCTGGTTTCACCACGTCGAGCTGCCAAAAGTGCCGCTTCATTTAAGAGATTTTCCAAGTCTGCCGGCGTAAAGCCCGGCGTCTTCTTGGCAATGCTCTTCAGCTCCACTTCATCGGCGAGCTTTTTATTTTTGGAATGGACATTTAAAATAGCTTCTCTGCCACGGACGTCCGGCTTACCTACATAGACTGTGCGGTCAAACCGTCCCGGCCGCAAGATGGCAGGGTCCAAAATATCGGCACGGTTGGTCGCCGCCATCACAATGACACCCTCATTTTCACCGAAACCGTCCATTTCGACCAGCAGTTGATTTAAGGTTTGTTCACGTTCATCGTGTCCGCCCCCGACGCCGGCGCCTCGGCGTCGACCTACCGCATCAATCTCGTCAATAAAAATAATACAAGGGGCATTTTTCTTTGCAGATTCAAAGAGATCTCGCACACGGCTTGCACCGACGCCGACAAACATCTCTACAAAGTCCGAACCGCTCATAATAAAGAACGGTACCTTGGCCTCTCCTGCCACAGCACGGGAAAGATAGGTCTTACCGGTGCCCGGAGGACCGACCATCAGCACGCCTTTAGGAATGCGAGCACCCATGGCAACAAACTTCTTCGGATTTTTCAAAAAGTCTACAATCTCGCTAAGCTCTTCTTTTTCTTCCACGAGCCCCGCCACATTCTCAAAGGTGACATGCTTGGACTCATCCGGGCGAATGAGACGGGCTTTGGACTTGCCGAAATTGCCCATTTTGGCTCCGCCGCCTTGAGACTGATTCATCATGTAATACCAGAAGGCCATCAGCGCCACAACTACAAAAATAGTCGGAATCCACTCCATGTACACCGGCTTTTCACGGATAGGCTCTTCGGTAATTTGTACCGAACCGTCATGCACCTGTTTGGCGACATAGGTATTATAGATATTGGTTCTGGCCTCATCAGGCAGATACGTCATAAAGACATTGTCGTCATTTAATTTATAAGTGACCTTGGATCCATCGTAGTGGATTTCCTCCACGGATTTTTTCTCAAGGGCTTGTACAAATTCTGTGGCTGTTTTTTCATCGATGACATTTTGAGGTGGAGTAATAAGCCGAAGGCCGAAAATCACCAGAAGAATGAGCATCAGATAAAGTAACACGCCGCTAATACGTCGATTCAATAGCTCCTCCTTAAACTTGTTTATAGTGTTCTTTATATTATATCATACTTTAAAAGGGATGAAGCGCACGCTGTCAAATGGCCGCTTCATCAATAATACCGATACAGTCTAAACCGCGATACTTTTGATTGTAGTCCATGCCGTATCCGATGACAAAGGCATCAGGAATTTCAAAACCGACATACTTGCAATCCACATCTTTGGTGCGGCGAGAGGGTTTGGAAAGAAGGGTGGCAATCTCAACACTGTTCACCTTACGCGCCTTTAGGTAATCCACGAGCATGGAAAGGGTATTGCCTGTATCGACAATATCTTCCACAATGACGACATCACGACCGGCCACATCAATATTGAGATCCTTGGAAATTTTAAAGGTCTCCTGGGACTCGGTGCCAACATAGCTGGACACTTCCATAAATTCAAACGTGCAATCTTGCCCCAGGGCACGAACCAAATCGGCGTAAAAGATAACCGATCCCTTTAAAATACACACCATAATTAAATTTTCATCATAGTCCTCGGCAATGGCTTTGCCCATTTCCTGAACCCGTGCTGCAATAGCTTCTTTACTAAAGAGAACTTCCTTTACGTCCTTCATAGTTCCTCCCATGATATTCTAACTAAATCGGATGCGCTCACATCCTCACTGTCATAACCTGCCGCCTTGCGATAGGGTACCACCCAGATAATACCGGATTCATCACAAAGAAGCGGTACACGATCGCGCATTCTTCGCGGTATTTTTTCATCTATAAAATACTCTTTAAGCTTCTTTGTACCTACCATACCCTTCGGGTGAAAGCGGTCTTTCGGTCTGCGATTTCTCACGACCAGATCACCATGGATTTTGGCCTTTGCTATCACAACAACAGGCTGCGTCTCATTGTCCTGCACCGCGGACTCCAGTTCCTCGACGGTAAAGACCCCGAACGGTGTGTCGTTGCGTCCCATGACCAAATGCGTCTCAACCGGTACCGCATCACGCCGCAGACGAAGTACGCCGCCGTCGCTGTCAAAGACCGTGCCGCTTATGGTGAGCGATTTCGCTCGTCTTACAGCATTCACCGCCGCATCCATCTGCATCTTGCCCAGGTCTTCCGTTAAATTGAACTGCTTAAAATAGGCTCGAAGCACCAAAGACAAAAAATAATCATCGTCGATCTCGATGTCAAGCTCCCCCTCACGCTCATGGGCTTTGAGATAGCCATTCACATGCGCTGCGATATAATTTTCATTTTGCCGGGCCAATTCGCCCAGGCGAAGAATCGCCTCGTCAACAGAACTATTGTAACAACTTTTTAGGTGGGGTAAAAGCTCAAGACGTAATTTATTTCGCGTGTAGTGCGTTTCAAAGTTGGTCTCATCGGTACAATAAGCTATACCTTCATCGTTCAGATACGTTTCAATGGCAGCTCGAGAGATGTTGAGCATCGGCTTGTAGCGATTTCCCAAGACGTCGTACATACCGCCGAGTCCTGTGAGGCCTGTACCTCGAAGCATGCGAAAGAGGATGGTCTCCACCTGATCGTCTCGGTTGTGCGCCGTGAAGATTTTTCCACCCAGTTCATTAAAAAATGCATAGCGTACCGATCTGCCCATGGTTTCAACACTCTTGCCTGCATCTCCAGCCATTGTCGCCACATCACTATATTTCACATAGCAATCAAGATCCATGGCGTGAGCGACAGCTTGCACAAATTTGGCGTCCTCATCGGCTGAAAGCCGTAACCCGTGATGTACGTGAGCCACCTTCAGTGTAAACGGCACCAGATCCTGATAGGCCTTGAGATTACAGAGCAGAAACATACTGTCTGCACCGCCTGACACTGCAGCCACTACTGTATCTCCCGCCTCGATCATATGATGGGTGATTAAATTGTCCAAAAAGCCTTGATGCAGTCTCACCATGTCTCCTTCTCTCTTCTTAACCGACATACCGTCGTCAATAAAAAAAGGTCATCACTGATGACCTAGCGGCGGCGTCCTGTCCCCATTTTAGCATTTTGCCTTGAGCGTGCAGCCTCATATTTTTCGTTCGAATCTTTTAAAAATTTGGAGAGCTTATCCTCAAATGAAAGGTCTTTTTTCTCAGGTTTCGTCAACGTCACCTCAACGGGTTTCGTCGTTTTGGGAAGTGCTTCTTTTATGGATAAATCAATTTTCCCGTCTTTCATAGACAGCACCTTGACCTGGACTTTTTGACCCTTTTCCAAATGGTCACTTACCTTTTCCACATAAGAGTCTGAAATTTGTGAGATGTGTACCAATCCGCTCTTGTCCTCCGGCAGATTGATAAACGCACCAAACTTCATAATATTGGATACTTCCCCTTCAACAATTTGGCCGACAGCTAGTGCCATTAACTATTTCCCTCCTGATCCTTTCTCATATCATTTTTAGCTCTATCTATGTAGACAATCTCTCTTGGCTTAACCATGCCCAAATCTTCTCGTGCCACTTTTTCGACAAACTCCAGGGAGTCCTTTTCCCCAATTTCCTTTTCCAATTGGGCGATCTCCTGCTTCAAAGCTTGGGCTTCAGCCTTAACTTCTGCAAGCTCCTGTATTTTTTCATTTTTCTCCCGAGATATCACACTGAAATTATAAGCGCCATAAATGACAACCAAGGTGATAATCACAAGATAAACGATTGGCGTTCTACGTCGCACAAAAACCTCCGGATTAATCTAAAATCTTGTAGAGACTGTCCGCCTCATCTTTTTTCACATGGTCTTTAATATCCAGCACTTCAATCCGTCGTGTTGATGTGCCGAACTCAATGGTTAAAAGGTCGCCCGCCTCAACCTCCGCAGAAGGCTTGGCCACTTTCCCGTTGATGGTAATGTGTCCTCCTTCCGCCGCCATCTTGGCGACACTGCGGCGGACAATAATTCGGGACACTTTTAAAAATTTATCAAGTCGCATAATAAAAATGGGAGCTACGCTCCCAAAGATTTACTTGTTGTTTTTATTTACAGCTTCTTTAAGAGCTTTTCCAGCGCGGAATACTGGAGCATTGGATTTAGGAATCTTGATAACTTCTTCAGGATTTCTTGGGTTTCTGCCTTCTCTTGCTTTTCTTTCTCTCACTTCGAAGGTACCGAAGCCGACAAGTTGAACTTTTTCGCCATCAAGTAATGCTTCTTGTACAGATTCTAAAAAGGCATTTAATGCCATTTCAGCGTCTTTTTTCTTAAGATTGCTCTTTTCTGAAATGCTTGCTACTAATTCTGATTTGTTCACAATAATCCTCCTTGTATGTCTTGTCAAATTTAAGTTCTACTCTGAATAAGACTACAGTTATTATACCTTATGCATCGGTATCTTTCTAGCAAAATCTTTAAAAAAATGGCTATTTATGGGATTTTTCTCGAAAGTAGATCCCAACTTTCGCTGAGAAATTGCTCGCCCGTCCGGTCCATTTCCACAAGCTCCACAAGCGCTTTTAGAAAGCTGTCTTCAATGCTGTCTCCCAAAGCGGCTTTCACGACTTGTGGATTGCTTTCTTTTAACTTGCCAATAAGGCTTCCGAGAGTAGTGCCGCCGGACTTCGGTACAACGAGCACGCAGCGATGGTTGTAATCCTGTCTGTCAATGAGATATATCGGCAGTTTTTTGACTTCCTCCGTCTCGAGTCCCGCATCTCTCACATAGTAGACTTCATAGTCATCCGAATAGATTTCACTTAGGGCGAGCTTCATCGCCACCGCCGTACGCAGATTATAGACCTGAGTAATGCAGATGTCCATTCGAGGATCCACCTGCTCCGGTGTAAAGTCGTCGCCGTCGATAAGAATAAATCCTTTGGACGGATCGATGTGTACGGCGTTAAAGACCGGTTCCAAAAAGCTTACCCCCGCTACGAGATGGAGCGCCACACCTTCCTCGATGAGGAGACGTACGGTTTTTTCCGCTACCATGGGCGAACCCGGCACAAAGTAGTTGACCGTAGCATCGCGCCCCGCCTCAATCAAGCGCTCAACAATGGTACGATAGACGCTGTCGAAATCCTCCATGGTCTCATAGAGATCATCGAAGGTTTCAAAAGGATGTCCGCTAAATGCGTCGATAGCGCCCACTTTATCCGTCCGTAAAAAATTTTTATTGTCATCTTCAATGTATCGCGTGGCTTCAACAGTGAGGCCCAGACCGTCTGTCGCGCCAAGTCCAATAATATTAATCATAAATAAAGCGCCCGCAGGCGCTCCTCCTTATAGTATTGACTTATTTTACATTATTCTCAGCCGTCTTGTCTGCCGGTGTCCCTTGCTCGGAAGCGGCGGCATTATTCGGATCGGTTTTAGCATTTTGTTCTGCGGCTTGTTGAGCTGCCTGTTGTTCCGCTTGTTTTAAAGAATCTAGCGTTTCCTTTGGCAATTGCAGTTCTGCAGGAATTTCCACCGCCTCTTTATAGTCTACATACTTGTCAATCTTCGCATCTTTTTGAAGCTTTTCAATGTACGTATTAAACTTTTCTTGAACCACAGCTTGTTCAACTTTGGCTTTCACTTCAT comes from the Peptoniphilus equinus genome and includes:
- a CDS encoding S1 RNA-binding domain-containing protein — encoded protein: MALAVGQIVEGEVSNIMKFGAFINLPEDKSGLVHISQISDSYVEKVSDHLEKGQKVQVKVLSMKDGKIDLSIKEALPKTTKPVEVTLTKPEKKDLSFEDKLSKFLKDSNEKYEAARSRQNAKMGTGRRR
- the hpt gene encoding hypoxanthine phosphoribosyltransferase; the encoded protein is MKDVKEVLFSKEAIAARVQEMGKAIAEDYDENLIMVCILKGSVIFYADLVRALGQDCTFEFMEVSSYVGTESQETFKISKDLNIDVAGRDVVIVEDIVDTGNTLSMLVDYLKARKVNSVEIATLLSKPSRRTKDVDCKYVGFEIPDAFVIGYGMDYNQKYRGLDCIGIIDEAAI
- the zupT gene encoding zinc transporter ZupT: MTYNALIALFICTLAGLATLIGTLMIFFLKRTNTRFLSGALGFSAGSMIFISFIELMPVAMDNLKTAQSEDSAFIYAMGGFFLGMLLLAIIDKIIPEEENPHELSSIKHPHLTTHTDVQDSGLYRMGLMTALAISIHNFPEGVATFISSVQNPQLGVSIAVAIAVHNIPEGMSVAVPIYYATGSKSKAFLYAFISGIAEPIGGLFAYLVFFAHATPTSIGIIFAVVAGIMVFISFDELLPSAEEYGNHHTSLYGCVGGMAFMALSLYLL
- the tilS gene encoding tRNA lysidine(34) synthetase TilS; amino-acid sequence: MVRLHQGFLDNLITHHMIEAGDTVVAAVSGGADSMFLLCNLKAYQDLVPFTLKVAHVHHGLRLSADEDAKFVQAVAHAMDLDCYVKYSDVATMAGDAGKSVETMGRSVRYAFFNELGGKIFTAHNRDDQVETILFRMLRGTGLTGLGGMYDVLGNRYKPMLNISRAAIETYLNDEGIAYCTDETNFETHYTRNKLRLELLPHLKSCYNSSVDEAILRLGELARQNENYIAAHVNGYLKAHEREGELDIEIDDDYFLSLVLRAYFKQFNLTEDLGKMQMDAAVNAVRRAKSLTISGTVFDSDGGVLRLRRDAVPVETHLVMGRNDTPFGVFTVEELESAVQDNETQPVVVIAKAKIHGDLVVRNRRPKDRFHPKGMVGTKKLKEYFIDEKIPRRMRDRVPLLCDESGIIWVVPYRKAAGYDSEDVSASDLVRISWEEL
- a CDS encoding SAM-dependent methyltransferase; the protein is MINIIGLGATDGLGLTVEATRYIEDDNKNFLRTDKVGAIDAFSGHPFETFDDLYETMEDFDSVYRTIVERLIEAGRDATVNYFVPGSPMVAEKTVRLLIEEGVALHLVAGVSFLEPVFNAVHIDPSKGFILIDGDDFTPEQVDPRMDICITQVYNLRTAVAMKLALSEIYSDDYEVYYVRDAGLETEEVKKLPIYLIDRQDYNHRCVLVVPKSGGTTLGSLIGKLKESNPQVVKAALGDSIEDSFLKALVELVEMDRTGEQFLSESWDLLSRKIP
- the ftsH gene encoding ATP-dependent zinc metalloprotease FtsH, whose amino-acid sequence is MNRRISGVLLYLMLILLVIFGLRLITPPQNVIDEKTATEFVQALEKKSVEEIHYDGSKVTYKLNDDNVFMTYLPDEARTNIYNTYVAKQVHDGSVQITEEPIREKPVYMEWIPTIFVVVALMAFWYYMMNQSQGGGAKMGNFGKSKARLIRPDESKHVTFENVAGLVEEKEELSEIVDFLKNPKKFVAMGARIPKGVLMVGPPGTGKTYLSRAVAGEAKVPFFIMSGSDFVEMFVGVGASRVRDLFESAKKNAPCIIFIDEIDAVGRRRGAGVGGGHDEREQTLNQLLVEMDGFGENEGVIVMAATNRADILDPAILRPGRFDRTVYVGKPDVRGREAILNVHSKNKKLADEVELKSIAKKTPGFTPADLENLLNEAALLAARRGETSIHMEDINEATLKVQAGPAKKSKVVTEKERKLTAVHEAGHAVVSSHLKDSDPVDMITIIPRGMAGGFTAYLPEEDKSFMTKGELLDRIVSLLGGRVAESLVLDDISTGAGNDIERATAIARSMIKEYGMSERMGTINYSDDEGEVFIGKDLGRARNYSEKTAFEIDEEVKAIIDTAYAKCKAILSEHMEKLLEVSDTLLEKETIGRSEFEAIMRGEQSPQDGDAGLKREDLSDEAKDIIDHTSHDESNDLTDAMKH
- a CDS encoding RNA-binding S4 domain-containing protein; its protein translation is MRLDKFLKVSRIIVRRSVAKMAAEGGHITINGKVAKPSAEVEAGDLLTIEFGTSTRRIEVLDIKDHVKKDEADSLYKILD
- a CDS encoding CarD family transcriptional regulator, with translation MYTIGDKIVYPMQGAGVIVNIADKEILDEVRTYYILKLPIKDMEVMVPVDNAQELGVREVLSKEDMDKVLELLKSEERIEMPKNWNRRYRFNMDRIKSGNVLEIARVVRALERIDSQKSLSTGERKLLNNAKQIIVSEMVLVYDEDVEVVTTLVDEAILG
- a CDS encoding HU family DNA-binding protein, with protein sequence MNKSELVASISEKSNLKKKDAEMALNAFLESVQEALLDGEKVQLVGFGTFEVRERKAREGRNPRNPEEVIKIPKSNAPVFRAGKALKEAVNKNNK
- a CDS encoding FtsB family cell division protein encodes the protein MRRRTPIVYLVIITLVVIYGAYNFSVISREKNEKIQELAEVKAEAQALKQEIAQLEKEIGEKDSLEFVEKVAREDLGMVKPREIVYIDRAKNDMRKDQEGNS